A portion of the Leptospira kanakyensis genome contains these proteins:
- a CDS encoding adenylate/guanylate cyclase domain-containing protein produces the protein MSKRIQKILNRLQLVHLTKGLSDESARALRVNATFQTIMFLIPTFLLPVIYFTEPPETHLISFASYIIFVLPLGYSRYLLYKGNYAMSAVFALLASNFHITILSLSQADDPAPLGFLLFAVIPFLMIPRQNIKLRWLFVSVSAFLFLSSQYYYRVMGGEGIFGPPKWVVPADYLMPPLVLLVVFFILLINQFVKAVNRAEDKLIAEHQKSESLLLNVLPLEVARELKQNGVSKPKHYPSATVCFTDFEGFTKIAETLSPSELVEELDRCFSYFDSLMERHKLEKLKTIGDSYMFVGGIPKTNSTHAIDSVLAALEIQAFMNQMKEIKTAQGLPYWELRLGIHSGELIAGVIGDKKFAYDVWSDTVNTASRCESSGMTGKINISSSTYELIKDFFLCEYRGEIPAKHKGNIKMYFVEGLLPELQREGHPQVPNQEFVNRYKALRITT, from the coding sequence ATGTCCAAACGCATTCAAAAAATCTTAAACCGGTTACAACTTGTCCATCTCACAAAAGGTTTGAGTGATGAAAGCGCTCGTGCTTTGCGAGTGAATGCGACTTTCCAAACCATTATGTTTTTGATTCCCACCTTTTTACTACCGGTGATTTATTTTACAGAACCTCCCGAAACTCATTTAATCTCTTTTGCCTCTTATATTATTTTTGTTTTACCTTTAGGATATTCTCGTTATCTTTTATATAAAGGAAATTATGCAATGAGTGCTGTTTTTGCCCTACTTGCTAGTAATTTTCATATAACAATACTTAGTTTATCTCAAGCCGATGATCCAGCACCCCTTGGATTTTTACTTTTTGCCGTGATTCCTTTTTTAATGATTCCTAGGCAAAATATTAAACTCCGATGGCTCTTTGTGAGTGTATCTGCATTTTTATTTTTAAGTTCACAATACTATTATCGGGTGATGGGTGGAGAAGGTATTTTTGGTCCACCGAAATGGGTTGTGCCAGCGGATTATTTAATGCCCCCTCTGGTCTTACTTGTTGTCTTTTTTATTCTTTTAATCAATCAGTTTGTAAAAGCAGTCAATCGGGCTGAAGACAAACTCATCGCAGAACACCAAAAATCCGAAAGTTTATTACTCAATGTTCTACCATTGGAAGTTGCCAGAGAATTAAAACAAAATGGAGTGAGTAAACCAAAACATTATCCATCGGCAACAGTATGTTTTACGGACTTCGAAGGATTTACAAAAATAGCAGAGACACTTTCTCCTTCTGAACTTGTGGAAGAACTCGATCGTTGTTTTTCTTACTTCGATAGTTTGATGGAACGTCACAAACTCGAAAAATTAAAAACCATTGGTGATAGTTATATGTTTGTTGGTGGGATTCCCAAAACCAATTCTACCCATGCCATCGATAGTGTTTTAGCAGCACTGGAAATCCAAGCATTTATGAACCAAATGAAAGAAATTAAAACGGCACAAGGATTACCTTATTGGGAACTCCGACTAGGAATTCATTCAGGGGAACTGATTGCCGGTGTGATTGGGGATAAAAAATTCGCTTACGATGTTTGGAGTGATACAGTGAATACTGCTAGTCGGTGTGAATCTTCAGGAATGACAGGAAAAATCAATATCTCCTCATCTACTTATGAACTCATCAAAGATTTTTTCCTTTGTGAATACCGAGGGGAGATCCCCGCAAAACACAAAGGAAATATTAAAATGTATTTTGTAGAAGGACTCCTTCCCGAATTACAAAGGGAAGGCCATCCGCAAGTTCCCAACCAAGAGTTTGTAAACAGGTACAAAGCTCTCAGAATTACAACTTAA
- a CDS encoding STAS domain-containing protein, giving the protein MSDKILVEEKGNTIRVRFMDQILDGNAPELREILAEILEKNVQEIYLDLEKVVIVSSLGISRLLSFKNKADEKKMSVKIVNIQEKLKETLKKLMLDQFFGL; this is encoded by the coding sequence ATGAGTGATAAGATACTAGTCGAAGAAAAAGGAAACACGATCCGTGTTCGTTTTATGGATCAAATTCTGGACGGAAATGCACCAGAGCTCCGCGAAATTTTGGCAGAAATTTTAGAAAAGAACGTTCAAGAAATCTATTTGGATTTGGAGAAAGTGGTGATCGTGAGTTCCCTTGGGATTTCTCGTCTCCTCTCTTTCAAAAACAAAGCCGACGAAAAGAAAATGTCAGTGAAGATTGTCAACATCCAAGAGAAACTAAAAGAAACTTTGAAGAAGTTGATGTTGGATCAATTTTTTGGTCTCTAA